One Vibrio penaeicida DNA segment encodes these proteins:
- a CDS encoding alpha/beta fold hydrolase, translating into MSEFASSNYTFSQEDSFSQYYAQQIAPFWQQRQHGYSQGTNGRRLYWISLTSPKHTKAIMVVNGRIESTWKYQELFFDLFQQGYDIYSYDHQGQGLSDRLTENPELGHVMDFGDYVDDMALMVEQFGFSRYEQSFLLGHSMGGAIITRYLQTHANHPFVATALSAPMFGVNLSWYMRPVAKILSGLIDTFSNKPNFAPGQGAYWSKPFENNPLTFSKTRYTWFRDLYESMPQLKLGGPSSRWVWQSLTAAQTCVDKAADIKTPLLLLQAGDDIIVSNQAQSEFIQNLKREKRVTHMVSLPDSRHELLFERDHIRNAALESILRFFQGNTSKE; encoded by the coding sequence ATGAGCGAATTCGCCTCCTCCAACTACACATTCAGTCAGGAAGACTCTTTTTCGCAATATTATGCCCAACAGATTGCGCCTTTTTGGCAACAAAGGCAACACGGTTACTCGCAGGGCACCAATGGCCGCCGCCTTTACTGGATCTCTCTGACTTCACCTAAGCACACGAAAGCCATTATGGTCGTGAACGGGCGTATCGAAAGTACGTGGAAATACCAAGAACTCTTCTTCGACTTATTCCAACAAGGTTACGATATCTACTCTTACGATCATCAAGGTCAAGGTTTGTCGGATAGGCTCACCGAAAACCCCGAATTAGGGCATGTGATGGACTTTGGCGATTACGTAGACGACATGGCTTTAATGGTTGAACAGTTCGGTTTCTCGCGTTACGAACAGTCCTTTTTACTGGGGCATTCAATGGGGGGAGCAATCATCACTCGGTATTTGCAAACCCACGCCAATCACCCGTTTGTTGCAACGGCACTGAGCGCCCCTATGTTTGGGGTAAACCTATCTTGGTACATGCGCCCAGTTGCGAAGATTCTTAGTGGGCTTATTGATACCTTTTCAAACAAACCCAATTTTGCACCGGGTCAAGGGGCGTATTGGAGTAAACCCTTCGAGAATAACCCTCTTACGTTTAGCAAAACACGCTATACGTGGTTCCGAGATTTATATGAATCCATGCCACAACTCAAGCTCGGTGGGCCAAGTAGCCGCTGGGTATGGCAGAGCCTGACAGCCGCGCAAACCTGTGTGGATAAAGCCGCCGACATAAAAACACCACTGCTGTTGCTGCAAGCGGGCGATGACATTATCGTGAGCAATCAAGCGCAATCAGAATTTATTCAAAACCTAAAACGAGAGAAACGCGTTACACACATGGTTAGCTTGCCCGATTCTAGGCATGAATTACTGTTCGAACGAGATCATATACGCAACGCTGCCCTTGAAAGTATTCTCAGGTTCTTTCAAGGGAATACATCGAAAGAGTAA
- a CDS encoding tRNA-uridine aminocarboxypropyltransferase gives MAVKKQIIESCRGCGLTFNCVCDSLPSLVADWDLVLLTHPNETRRETNTGQWLRKSLAQCQVFEWSRTSIPAELTAILESPNHQPILLFPNDNSRLLTPTAIQGCSKRIVFIVLDGTWQEAQKMYNRSDWLKALPHWHIQMSGDSCYSLRRNQTSGHFCTLEVGIHLLSLSHRTTLPNNNSSEQLQQFFEHYLNVYQADKSGHQWKGSNHDQ, from the coding sequence ATGGCGGTAAAGAAGCAAATCATAGAAAGTTGTCGCGGTTGCGGTCTCACATTTAACTGTGTGTGCGACAGCCTACCTAGCCTGGTAGCAGATTGGGATTTGGTGCTTCTGACACACCCGAATGAAACTCGACGTGAAACCAACACAGGTCAATGGCTGCGTAAATCATTGGCGCAATGCCAAGTATTTGAGTGGAGCCGTACAAGCATTCCAGCGGAGTTGACGGCTATTTTGGAAAGCCCAAACCATCAACCCATTTTACTGTTTCCTAATGACAACAGCCGATTGTTAACGCCGACCGCGATTCAGGGTTGTTCAAAGCGCATCGTGTTTATTGTATTGGATGGCACATGGCAGGAAGCACAAAAAATGTATAACCGGAGCGATTGGCTTAAGGCGCTGCCTCACTGGCATATTCAAATGTCTGGAGATTCGTGTTATTCCCTTCGCAGAAATCAAACTTCAGGGCATTTTTGCACACTGGAGGTGGGTATCCATTTATTATCTCTATCTCATCGCACCACACTGCCTAACAACAATAGTAGTGAGCAGCTACAACAGTTTTTTGAACATTACCTAAATGTCTATCAAGCCGACAAAAGTGGGCATCAATGGAAAGGAAGCAATCATGACCAATAA
- a CDS encoding bifunctional diguanylate cyclase/phosphodiesterase, whose product MQCHSILAQDLSQLQAEVLSYSPDPNANHLIQIFSTQSPELVVEYSRLMKQRFPHSTILGQSTSHCIKDGSIINLGTLVVITELAETRLTSCLVQYTGNAQQDGEELIEHLNVSEETKAVICFAEQVNDQDTLLFGSQDYEVFGAFNELTFELPVAGGLSQPNLFGRWVLWNDQIHRQACVAVALHNPKLQVWRGCYAEWNPIGRKFRVSSAKNGALYELDGIPVQQIYDRYLADGNPVPFEQLYDFPLMKGEASQQKVQIPVRQLDDGAIEFDTQWRVGDEVRFCYNHPSLTEEQVRVGARQLDVNKPESLFIYNCSSRLEFVDGFDEISPFASVAKVSGVYCLGELYRDVNHQTIMHHSLTYLAMREHEVATQIDAIQQDRFQHQMSPLFSLIRNAIADVDDMQENMEHELLVQAHRLTESYRHDRRTGLPNRSVLKERLASIKTNEHLLTIKLANFSQVNEKYGYKVGDQLLGDLSQYFKEQLWQRFGGDSELYSIGVGEWAAVFSSHHTGLYIRHLFTELVDEIEHVNFEPFGLPELDCLSVSICGGLVSRRDFPQARVEELLIKSIEARRHGMKNNRHMCNAKLLEKEEENRQEQLNWLSSVSRAVLNHKVVAYSQPIFAAHSHKKVSEECLVRIQEGNQIIPPGKFLPVIEGTHIYTRLSRQMLTSVFELMSHREGSFSINLSPQDLMSDKTLYLLESALQKMVNPARVGIEVLETEQIKDYSRMREVCNHFKQLGAKIVVDDFGSGYSNIDEIIKLEPDTIKLDGSIIRNIDKDRRQRQIAMQLVQLCHVFEAKTVAEFVHNEQVCRVAEDLGVDYLQGFYLAEPSPLLSKAKVC is encoded by the coding sequence ATGCAATGTCATTCGATTTTGGCTCAAGATCTCAGTCAGCTACAGGCTGAGGTATTAAGCTACTCGCCAGACCCAAACGCAAACCATCTAATACAAATCTTTTCTACGCAATCTCCTGAGCTTGTTGTTGAATATAGCCGACTGATGAAACAGCGTTTTCCACACAGTACTATTCTGGGTCAAAGTACCAGTCATTGCATTAAAGATGGAAGTATTATTAATCTCGGCACATTGGTTGTGATCACCGAGCTAGCCGAAACACGTTTGACATCTTGTCTGGTGCAGTACACTGGGAATGCTCAGCAAGATGGTGAAGAGCTTATCGAGCATTTGAATGTAAGCGAAGAGACCAAAGCAGTCATCTGCTTTGCAGAGCAAGTTAATGATCAAGACACCCTACTTTTTGGCTCTCAAGATTATGAGGTGTTTGGTGCATTTAATGAACTGACATTTGAGTTGCCCGTTGCCGGTGGTTTGTCGCAGCCTAATTTGTTTGGGCGTTGGGTGTTATGGAACGACCAAATTCATCGACAAGCATGCGTTGCTGTTGCCCTTCATAATCCTAAACTTCAAGTTTGGCGTGGCTGTTACGCTGAATGGAATCCAATTGGTCGAAAGTTTCGAGTGTCTTCTGCCAAGAACGGCGCACTTTACGAATTAGATGGTATTCCTGTTCAACAAATCTATGACCGATATCTAGCCGATGGCAACCCAGTTCCTTTCGAACAGCTTTATGATTTCCCATTAATGAAAGGCGAAGCGAGTCAGCAAAAAGTGCAAATTCCTGTTCGACAGCTGGATGATGGGGCAATAGAGTTTGATACTCAGTGGCGTGTAGGAGATGAAGTTCGATTCTGCTACAACCACCCTTCGCTTACCGAAGAACAGGTTCGAGTCGGTGCACGCCAGCTCGACGTGAATAAACCAGAAAGCCTGTTTATCTACAACTGTTCATCGAGACTGGAATTCGTGGATGGGTTCGATGAAATCAGCCCATTTGCATCGGTTGCAAAAGTCAGTGGCGTGTATTGTTTGGGTGAGTTGTACCGTGATGTTAACCATCAAACCATTATGCATCATAGTTTGACGTATTTAGCCATGCGTGAACATGAAGTTGCAACGCAAATAGATGCCATCCAGCAAGATCGCTTTCAACATCAAATGTCGCCTTTGTTTTCCTTGATACGTAATGCCATCGCCGATGTCGACGATATGCAGGAAAACATGGAACACGAATTACTGGTGCAAGCACATCGACTAACAGAAAGTTACCGCCATGACAGACGAACGGGTTTACCCAATCGCTCTGTATTGAAAGAACGATTGGCGTCGATCAAAACAAATGAACACCTTCTAACGATAAAACTCGCTAACTTTAGCCAAGTGAATGAAAAATATGGGTATAAGGTAGGTGACCAGCTACTCGGTGATCTGAGCCAATACTTCAAAGAACAACTTTGGCAACGATTTGGCGGAGACTCTGAACTGTACAGCATAGGGGTAGGCGAGTGGGCTGCGGTTTTTTCATCTCACCATACAGGGCTGTATATTCGCCACTTATTTACCGAGCTGGTGGACGAGATAGAACATGTGAATTTTGAACCTTTTGGCTTACCTGAATTGGATTGTTTATCGGTTTCGATATGTGGAGGTTTGGTCAGTCGTCGTGATTTTCCGCAAGCAAGAGTCGAAGAGCTTTTGATTAAATCGATTGAAGCTCGTCGCCATGGCATGAAAAACAATCGACACATGTGTAACGCAAAGTTACTTGAGAAAGAAGAAGAAAACCGACAAGAGCAATTGAATTGGCTGTCGTCGGTGAGTCGAGCGGTATTGAATCATAAGGTCGTTGCCTATTCTCAACCCATATTTGCTGCCCATAGCCACAAGAAAGTGTCTGAAGAGTGTTTGGTTCGAATTCAAGAAGGCAACCAAATCATTCCCCCAGGGAAATTTCTCCCTGTTATCGAGGGGACGCACATATACACCCGACTCAGCCGGCAAATGCTCACGAGTGTCTTTGAGTTGATGTCCCATCGTGAAGGATCGTTCTCCATCAATTTGTCTCCACAGGATTTGATGAGTGACAAAACTCTGTATTTGCTTGAAAGCGCTTTGCAGAAAATGGTGAATCCAGCACGAGTTGGGATAGAGGTTTTAGAAACCGAACAAATCAAAGACTACAGCCGAATGAGAGAAGTGTGTAACCACTTCAAGCAGCTCGGCGCAAAGATTGTTGTTGATGACTTTGGCTCTGGTTATTCAAATATTGATGAAATCATCAAACTCGAACCCGATACCATTAAATTGGATGGCAGTATCATTCGAAATATAGATAAAGACCGAAGGCAGCGCCAAATTGCCATGCAGCTAGTCCAGCTTTGCCATGTATTTGAAGCCAAAACAGTTGCGGAGTTCGTGCACAACGAGCAGGTCTGCCGCGTGGCGGAAGACCTGGGGGTCGATTACTTGCAAGGGTTTTATTTGGCCGAGCCTTCCCCTTTGTTATCCAAAGCTAAGGTTTGTTAG
- a CDS encoding metalloregulator ArsR/SmtB family transcription factor, with protein sequence MLPHLFFKMLSDETRLRCLLLLAREGSLCVCELMDALEESQPKISRHLAQLRQSGVLLDERRGQWVYYQISSELPEWLSNVIDGIATSESLKVQYQADIERLNRAERPCQ encoded by the coding sequence ATGTTACCTCACCTGTTTTTCAAGATGCTGTCAGACGAAACACGTTTGAGATGCTTACTTCTGCTCGCCCGAGAAGGCAGCCTTTGTGTATGTGAACTAATGGATGCATTGGAAGAAAGCCAGCCCAAAATCTCACGCCACCTTGCGCAATTAAGACAATCCGGTGTGCTGTTGGATGAACGCCGAGGGCAATGGGTGTATTACCAAATCTCTTCAGAATTACCTGAATGGCTAAGCAATGTGATTGATGGTATTGCGACTTCAGAAAGTTTGAAAGTGCAGTATCAAGCCGATATAGAACGTTTGAATCGCGCTGAAAGACCATGCCAGTAG
- a CDS encoding ArsJ-associated glyceraldehyde-3-phosphate dehydrogenase, producing MTIKVGINGFGRIGRLALRAAFDWSEIEFVHINDVAGNAETLGHLLEFDSVQGRWHHEVSVDNGDIVINDQRISTSQNASIADTDWSGCDVVIEATGVHRKTSFLNQYLDQGVKRVVVSAPVKEEGIANIVVGVNDHIFDPARHKIVTAASCTTNCIAPVVKVIHEKLGIAQASFTTIHDLTNTQTILDAPHKDLRRARACGMSLIPTTTGSATAIVEIFPELKDKINGHAVRVPLANASLTDIIFDVKKDTTPEEVNALLKEASEGELKGILGFEERPLVSIDYKGDQRSTIVDALSTMVVGTRMVKIYAWYDNEMGYATRTAELVRNVGLA from the coding sequence ATGACGATTAAAGTAGGAATTAACGGTTTTGGCAGAATTGGTCGCCTAGCATTGCGCGCGGCGTTTGACTGGTCCGAAATCGAATTTGTTCACATTAATGATGTGGCAGGAAATGCAGAAACCTTAGGCCACTTGCTGGAGTTTGATTCCGTTCAGGGGCGCTGGCACCACGAAGTGAGTGTCGATAATGGTGATATTGTTATCAATGATCAGCGAATCTCGACGTCACAAAATGCTTCCATTGCGGATACCGATTGGTCGGGCTGCGACGTGGTGATTGAAGCAACGGGCGTGCATCGCAAAACCTCTTTCCTGAACCAGTACTTAGATCAGGGTGTAAAGCGTGTTGTGGTATCAGCGCCAGTAAAAGAAGAAGGCATAGCGAACATCGTGGTGGGCGTGAACGACCATATCTTCGACCCTGCGAGGCATAAAATTGTTACCGCAGCTTCTTGCACCACCAACTGCATTGCACCTGTTGTGAAAGTTATCCATGAGAAGCTTGGGATAGCGCAAGCGTCTTTCACGACGATTCACGACTTAACCAATACTCAAACCATTTTAGATGCGCCCCATAAAGACCTTCGCCGCGCACGCGCATGTGGAATGAGCTTGATTCCAACCACAACGGGCAGCGCGACCGCGATTGTGGAAATTTTCCCAGAGCTAAAAGACAAGATTAACGGACACGCGGTGCGCGTACCTTTAGCCAATGCCTCTTTAACCGACATCATTTTTGATGTGAAAAAGGACACCACTCCAGAAGAAGTGAACGCCTTGCTTAAAGAAGCATCTGAAGGCGAACTGAAGGGGATTCTTGGTTTTGAAGAGCGTCCACTGGTATCAATCGATTATAAAGGCGACCAACGCTCTACCATTGTCGATGCGCTTTCAACCATGGTTGTTGGAACGCGAATGGTGAAAATCTATGCGTGGTATGACAATGAAATGGGCTACGCGACTCGTACCGCTGAGTTGGTTCGTAATGTTGGTTTGGCATAG
- a CDS encoding cyclin-dependent kinase inhibitor 3 family protein — protein sequence MSHPTWNLDLEIGGLVLTPCPGTKGVSLEDSLKQLQSQGVQAIVTALSDAELASKDVAELGALTEQLGMKCFQIEIEDDCAPSEAFEIKWQNASPDLHAILEEDGNVAMHCMGGSGRTGLFAAHLLLEKGWALDDIIREVQALRPGAFTKPVQVDYIERVASDYTSK from the coding sequence ATGTCTCACCCCACTTGGAATTTAGATTTAGAAATCGGTGGTTTGGTTTTAACGCCTTGCCCAGGTACAAAAGGCGTTTCATTAGAGGATTCTCTGAAGCAGCTTCAATCTCAAGGTGTGCAAGCGATAGTCACTGCTTTGAGTGATGCCGAACTTGCCAGCAAAGACGTTGCAGAGCTTGGAGCATTAACCGAGCAATTGGGTATGAAGTGCTTTCAAATTGAAATTGAAGACGATTGCGCACCGAGCGAAGCGTTCGAAATTAAATGGCAAAACGCCAGCCCAGACTTACACGCCATTCTAGAAGAAGACGGTAACGTAGCCATGCACTGCATGGGAGGCTCGGGACGTACAGGTTTGTTCGCCGCTCACCTATTGCTAGAAAAAGGTTGGGCTCTGGATGACATCATCCGGGAAGTACAGGCACTTCGTCCGGGTGCGTTTACCAAACCCGTACAAGTTGATTACATCGAGCGTGTGGCATCCGACTATACATCGAAGTAA
- a CDS encoding Cof-type HAD-IIB family hydrolase has product MKTTASDSNLNGSDIDHANFSIVASDLDGTLLAPNHQLSEFSKSTLKALHQQGIHFIFATGRHHVDVAGIRSQVGIPAYMITSNGARVHDTNDNLVYSQNVPSELVQPVIDIIKEDKDIIIHLYQNESWLLDREDEKLKNFHEESGFTYQRFEVNNAPTDGIAKLFFTYPDHEHLVQFESQLNDVFGDKLNIAFSTPWCLEVMAAGVSKGEALDAVAKQLGFGLENCIAFGDGMNDVEMLAMAGKGLIMETSHEKVKLALPNNEIIGSNANDAVAHYLENHLIGKD; this is encoded by the coding sequence ATGAAGACCACTGCTAGCGATTCCAATCTTAACGGCTCTGATATTGACCATGCCAACTTCAGTATCGTTGCTTCCGACCTTGACGGTACACTCCTTGCGCCGAACCACCAGCTAAGTGAATTCAGTAAATCCACGCTGAAAGCCCTGCATCAACAAGGCATTCACTTCATTTTCGCAACAGGTAGGCACCACGTCGACGTTGCAGGAATTCGCAGCCAAGTGGGTATTCCTGCTTACATGATCACGTCAAATGGCGCACGTGTACACGACACCAACGATAACTTGGTGTACAGCCAAAATGTGCCTTCTGAGTTGGTGCAACCTGTCATCGATATCATAAAAGAAGACAAAGACATCATTATTCACCTGTATCAGAATGAATCGTGGTTATTGGATCGGGAAGACGAAAAACTCAAAAACTTCCATGAGGAATCCGGCTTTACGTATCAACGCTTTGAGGTAAATAACGCACCAACCGATGGAATAGCTAAATTGTTTTTCACCTACCCTGATCATGAACATTTGGTTCAATTTGAAAGCCAATTGAATGACGTATTTGGCGACAAACTGAATATCGCATTCTCGACACCGTGGTGCTTAGAAGTCATGGCGGCTGGAGTATCAAAAGGGGAAGCATTGGATGCCGTTGCCAAGCAGTTGGGCTTTGGTCTTGAAAACTGCATTGCTTTTGGTGATGGCATGAACGACGTCGAAATGTTAGCCATGGCGGGCAAGGGATTAATCATGGAAACATCCCATGAAAAAGTGAAGCTTGCCCTACCAAACAACGAAATCATTGGCAGCAACGCGAACGACGCCGTTGCACACTATCTAGAAAATCATTTGATAGGAAAAGATTAA
- a CDS encoding coniferyl aldehyde dehydrogenase, which yields MTNNQSNPLIAQFHRQKLAFEGEKHPSLSERKQRLTALKEALLHHQDALCEAAAKDFGAKHHYETLLTDILPCIQQIKYSLKHLKSWMKPERRKTGLVLALSSVRVHPQPLGVIGVIAPWNFPVFMSIGPLITALAAGNRVMIKVSEFTPRTNQVLIKLLKSVFSSELVHIVEGDATIAAQFSSLPFDHLLFTGSTEVGRKVMQSAASNLTPVTLELGGKSPVIVAPDMDMNDAVERLVYGKTLNSGQICVSPDYVMIPEGKAKEFVFAYKHHFGYLYPSGVNCESYTSIISQAHFDRLQSWLDEAEQGGAWIEPANKYSVDSNQRKMVTQLVMDAPEDSQLMQNEIFGPVLPIVAYKSLDDAIQYVNQRPKPLALYVFSHDKNSVSKVLEKTQSGGACVNDTILQVVAEDAPFGGVGTSGMGSYHGKEGFLTFSNQRTVVARKKLYPTRMIHPPFRSIHQLVRKWLLR from the coding sequence ATGACCAATAATCAAAGCAACCCGTTGATTGCACAATTTCACCGACAAAAATTGGCGTTTGAAGGTGAAAAGCATCCGAGTTTGAGTGAACGAAAACAACGACTCACAGCACTAAAAGAAGCGCTTCTTCATCATCAAGACGCGCTCTGTGAAGCGGCAGCAAAAGATTTTGGTGCAAAGCATCACTATGAAACGCTACTTACCGATATCCTCCCGTGCATTCAGCAAATTAAATATTCGCTGAAGCATCTAAAAAGCTGGATGAAGCCAGAAAGGCGTAAAACAGGATTAGTGCTGGCTTTGTCTAGCGTCCGAGTTCACCCCCAGCCTTTAGGTGTCATCGGGGTGATTGCGCCATGGAACTTTCCTGTGTTTATGTCGATAGGTCCATTGATTACTGCGTTGGCGGCAGGCAATCGAGTCATGATAAAAGTGAGCGAGTTTACCCCCAGAACCAACCAAGTCTTGATTAAGCTGCTTAAAAGTGTGTTTTCGTCGGAGCTCGTCCACATCGTGGAAGGGGATGCCACCATCGCTGCGCAATTTTCTTCCTTGCCCTTTGACCACCTACTGTTCACTGGCTCCACCGAAGTAGGACGAAAAGTCATGCAGTCCGCAGCGTCAAACTTAACACCAGTCACCTTAGAGTTAGGCGGAAAAAGCCCCGTTATTGTCGCTCCAGATATGGACATGAACGACGCGGTTGAGCGATTGGTCTATGGCAAAACGCTCAACTCTGGGCAGATTTGCGTGTCACCCGATTACGTTATGATTCCAGAAGGTAAGGCGAAAGAATTTGTCTTTGCTTATAAACATCACTTTGGTTACCTGTACCCCTCTGGTGTGAATTGCGAAAGCTACACCAGCATCATCAGCCAAGCGCATTTCGACCGCTTGCAATCATGGCTCGACGAAGCAGAGCAAGGTGGAGCATGGATTGAACCCGCCAACAAATACTCGGTAGACAGTAATCAACGTAAAATGGTCACTCAGTTAGTGATGGACGCACCGGAAGACAGCCAATTGATGCAAAACGAGATCTTCGGCCCAGTCTTGCCAATTGTGGCGTATAAATCCCTTGATGACGCCATTCAATACGTAAATCAAAGACCAAAACCGTTGGCGCTTTATGTCTTTTCCCACGATAAAAACAGTGTCAGTAAAGTGTTGGAAAAAACACAATCAGGTGGTGCGTGTGTGAACGACACTATATTGCAAGTTGTGGCAGAAGATGCACCGTTTGGCGGCGTCGGGACATCAGGAATGGGCAGCTATCACGGAAAAGAAGGGTTCCTGACGTTCAGCAACCAGCGCACTGTCGTGGCTCGAAAAAAACTGTACCCAACTAGAATGATTCACCCACCGTTTCGCAGCATCCACCAGCTAGTGCGTAAGTGGCTCCTTCGCTAA
- the rhtB gene encoding homoserine/homoserine lactone efflux protein, with protein sequence MDTQVLLTYIATAIIFSFAPGSGTVNSISNGINYGIRKSLPAILGLQIGLTFHIVLVGAGIGALVAQSAIAFTVIKWVGVAYLILLGMQKWRETTSLTVSTEPKQVSGWQLMRSATFINLTNPKSIVFLVALFPQFIDPAQDQMTQLIVLGVTTVVIDIFVMIFYTGMAAHLGRFIRSEKMMSRMNRIFGSMFIGCGALLATARA encoded by the coding sequence ATGGATACCCAAGTTTTGTTGACCTATATCGCCACCGCAATCATTTTTAGTTTCGCACCGGGCTCAGGAACTGTGAACTCGATCAGTAATGGTATCAATTATGGGATACGCAAGTCGTTACCCGCGATCTTGGGTTTACAAATTGGGCTTACCTTTCATATTGTCTTAGTAGGAGCAGGGATAGGCGCCTTGGTTGCACAGTCTGCAATAGCATTTACTGTGATCAAGTGGGTTGGAGTGGCCTATCTAATTTTACTTGGTATGCAAAAGTGGCGAGAAACCACGAGCTTAACCGTTTCTACAGAGCCCAAACAAGTGTCGGGATGGCAATTGATGCGGAGTGCCACTTTTATCAATTTGACCAATCCGAAGTCGATTGTTTTCCTCGTAGCCCTGTTTCCACAGTTTATCGATCCGGCTCAAGATCAGATGACTCAGCTTATTGTGCTTGGTGTGACCACCGTTGTAATTGATATTTTTGTCATGATTTTTTACACCGGAATGGCTGCGCATTTAGGTCGGTTTATCCGATCAGAAAAGATGATGTCGAGAATGAACCGGATTTTTGGCTCTATGTTTATCGGTTGCGGTGCTTTGCTGGCGACGGCAAGAGCTTAA
- a CDS encoding EAL and HDOD domain-containing protein, whose product MYTYVARQPILNNKCQTIGYELLFRDGEHNAFPVHVDSNRATYRLIVENFLSFGSSATSKASRYFINFPHESLVRMLPMALPKEQIIVEVLETCRPTDDLLHAIRYLHRHGYAIALDDFDLGAEWERFVPYAKIIKIDLMQVGIEQACEYVRQKIAAGSKCKFLAERVETYQEFEAAREAGFDFFQGFFFSKPEVIRNRAVKPEQMLALELFQEVCQADVDYDRVEMLVTQDVTLSYQLLRFVNGMTPRISVPISSFRQALVYLGQDKLKQFVSLVVASYVSNKKPLELHKLSLQRARFCHLMTRYRPFDSQRDQAFIIGLFSLLDSFLDHSMDSLLEQLPLCAEINIALLQREGPLGQLLTLEERFENADWDGVESLCQSLQLKVDDVRNELHEAMNWSEHMQAMILTNMKPPKAVGG is encoded by the coding sequence ATGTACACCTATGTTGCACGGCAACCTATTCTGAATAATAAATGCCAAACCATAGGCTATGAACTGCTGTTCAGAGACGGGGAGCACAACGCATTTCCCGTTCATGTTGACTCAAATCGAGCGACCTACCGCTTGATCGTCGAGAACTTCCTTTCTTTTGGAAGTAGTGCGACCTCTAAAGCTTCTCGCTACTTCATTAACTTCCCTCACGAAAGTTTGGTTCGAATGCTTCCAATGGCATTGCCCAAAGAGCAAATCATTGTAGAAGTGCTGGAAACATGCCGCCCAACCGACGATTTACTGCACGCGATCCGTTACCTACATCGTCATGGCTACGCCATTGCGTTGGACGATTTTGATTTGGGCGCAGAGTGGGAGCGATTTGTTCCTTACGCAAAAATTATCAAGATAGACCTGATGCAAGTGGGTATCGAGCAAGCGTGCGAATACGTTCGTCAAAAGATAGCCGCTGGGTCAAAATGTAAATTCTTAGCTGAGCGTGTTGAAACGTATCAAGAATTTGAAGCGGCTCGTGAGGCGGGTTTCGATTTCTTCCAAGGCTTTTTCTTCAGTAAGCCTGAAGTTATCCGTAATCGCGCAGTTAAACCTGAGCAAATGCTTGCCCTTGAGCTCTTTCAAGAAGTTTGCCAAGCCGATGTCGACTACGATCGCGTCGAAATGTTGGTCACTCAAGATGTGACGCTCAGTTATCAATTACTGCGTTTTGTAAATGGAATGACGCCAAGGATTTCTGTGCCTATTTCCTCTTTTAGGCAGGCCTTGGTCTACCTAGGACAAGATAAGCTTAAACAGTTTGTTTCCTTGGTTGTTGCTTCTTATGTTTCGAACAAGAAACCATTGGAATTGCATAAGCTGTCGTTGCAGCGCGCGCGTTTCTGCCACTTAATGACTCGCTATCGCCCCTTTGATAGCCAACGTGATCAAGCGTTCATCATTGGGTTGTTTTCATTGTTGGATTCCTTTCTCGACCATTCCATGGACAGCTTACTTGAGCAACTCCCATTATGCGCTGAAATCAACATTGCGTTGCTCCAGCGTGAAGGGCCTCTGGGTCAGCTGTTAACGCTTGAAGAACGCTTTGAAAATGCTGATTGGGATGGCGTGGAAAGTTTGTGCCAATCACTGCAGCTGAAAGTGGACGATGTCCGAAATGAACTTCACGAAGCGATGAACTGGAGTGAGCACATGCAAGCAATGATTCTGACCAATATGAAGCCGCCCAAAGCCGTCGGTGGGTAA
- a CDS encoding EVE domain-containing protein: MPYWLFKTEPDEFSIDTLRVKNVSCWEGVRNYQARNMMRDEIKVGDLVFIYHSSCKHIGVAGIAKVTKESYPDHFQFDAKSDYFDPKSDPDNPRWVMVDIEFVRKLDRLIPLAKLKSLPELSELPLVKRGNRLSIMPVSEQEWQTILDQE; encoded by the coding sequence ATGCCATATTGGTTATTTAAAACTGAACCAGATGAGTTTTCTATCGATACTCTACGGGTGAAAAATGTATCGTGTTGGGAGGGAGTACGCAATTATCAAGCGCGTAACATGATGCGAGATGAGATAAAAGTCGGCGATTTGGTGTTTATCTACCATTCATCTTGCAAACATATTGGTGTGGCTGGAATTGCGAAAGTGACGAAAGAATCGTATCCCGACCATTTCCAGTTTGATGCAAAAAGCGACTACTTCGACCCCAAGTCTGATCCCGATAACCCACGCTGGGTTATGGTGGACATCGAATTTGTTCGTAAACTCGATAGGCTGATTCCGCTGGCTAAGCTTAAGTCTTTGCCCGAGTTGAGTGAATTACCTTTGGTTAAAAGAGGAAATCGCCTATCCATTATGCCGGTGTCCGAGCAAGAATGGCAGACGATTCTGGATCAGGAGTAG